The following are from one region of the Silurus meridionalis isolate SWU-2019-XX chromosome 25, ASM1480568v1, whole genome shotgun sequence genome:
- the pou2f3 gene encoding POU domain, class 2, transcription factor 3 isoform X1: MSTEAVEQRDPQHEHADIEQNGIDFTRQIKTEDLNDSPHSASSHKTCHLTQGSPAPTGQLPGEMPSLHPLPQLVLMSGSHLSSSSPFLLSQPQTGHQALLQPNLLSLPSQSQPSLLQHQPGLALTPQAMGRTGLAGSSMDAHLDMPHLQVPKHVGASQQDEPSDLEELEQFAKSFKQRRIKLGFTQGDVGLAMGKLYGNDFSQTTISRFEALNLSFKNMCKLKPLLEKWLSDAENSPSDSMANPATLPPLMEGYGRKRKKRTSIETNIKLTLEKRFLDNPKPNSEEITLISEQLSMEKEVVRVWFCNRRQKEKRIFCPVSTSPMKSHNYNARLPASSRPFSPLASGGVSSSSSPNSPSRGSSPNTLSTSSSPLTSQGVNQSYNPTGSWYRWNGTTYHH, encoded by the exons ATATCGAACAAAATGGCATTGACTTCACAAGACAg ATAAAGACAGAGGACCTGAACGATTCCCCTCACTCTGCCTCATCGCATAAGACATGTCACCTCACGCAGGGTTCACCAGCTCCTACAGGGCAGCTGCCCGGG GAAATGCCATCGCTGCACCCACTTCCCCAGCTGGTCCTCATGTCCGGCTCACACCTTTCCTCATCTTCGCCTTTCCTCCTCTCCCAGCCTCAAACCGGACACCAAG CACTACTGCAGCCGAATCTCCTGTCTCTGCCCTCTCAGTCCCAGCCTAGTCTCCTGCAGCACCAGCCTGGACTGGCCCTCACGCCTCAG GCGATGGGTCGAACAGGCTTGGCCGGGTCGTCCATGGATGCACACTTGGACATGCCTCACTTACAGGTGCCTAAGCATGTGGGAGCTTCGCAGCAGGACGAGCCGAGTGACCTGgaggagctggagcagtttgCGAAATCCTTCAAACAAAGACGCATCAAGCTGGGCTTCACACAG GGCGATGTGGGTTTAGCTATGGGCAAGCTCTATGGAAATGATTTCAGTCAAACCACAATTTCCCGCTTTGAGGCTCTCAATCTCAGCTTTAAGAACATGTGCAAGCTCAAACCATTGCTGGAGAAGTGGCTCAGTGATGCAG AAAACTCACCCTCGGATTCGATGGCCAATCCTGCAACCTTACCACCCCTGATGGAAGGATAtgggaggaagagaaaaaagagaacaagTATCGAGACCAACATCAAGCTCACACTTGAGAAACGCTTTCTCGAT aatccCAAACCGAACTCGGAGGAGATCACCCTGATCTCGGAGCAGCTGTCGATGGAAAAGGAAGTGGTGCGAGTCTGGTTCTGTAACCGACgacagaaggagaaaagaatcTTTTGCCCAGTCTCCACCTCGCCTATGAAATCACACAACTACAATGCCAGACTG CCTGCATCTAGCCGACCTTTCAGTCCTCTTGCTTCAGGAGGTG tGTCAAGCAGCTCGTCTCCTAACAGCCCGAGTCGTGGCTCTTCTCCCAACACTCTGTCGACATCCTCCAGTCCTCTGACATCACAGGGGGTCAATCAATCCTACAATCCCACAGG ATCCTGGTATCGATGGAACGGTACTACGTATCACCACTGA
- the pou2f3 gene encoding POU domain, class 2, transcription factor 3 isoform X2: MSTEAVEQRDPQHEHADIEQNGIDFTRQIKTEDLNDSPHSASSHKTCHLTQGSPAPTGQLPGEMPSLHPLPQLVLMSGSHLSSSSPFLLSQPQTGHQALLQPNLLSLPSQSQPSLLQHQPGLALTPQAMGRTGLAGSSMDAHLDMPHLQVPKHVGASQQDEPSDLEELEQFAKSFKQRRIKLGFTQGDVGLAMGKLYGNDFSQTTISRFEALNLSFKNMCKLKPLLEKWLSDAENSPSDSMANPATLPPLMEGYGRKRKKRTSIETNIKLTLEKRFLDNPKPNSEEITLISEQLSMEKEVVRVWFCNRRQKEKRIFCPVSTSPMKSHNYNARLPASSRPFSPLASGVSSSSSPNSPSRGSSPNTLSTSSSPLTSQGVNQSYNPTGSWYRWNGTTYHH; encoded by the exons ATATCGAACAAAATGGCATTGACTTCACAAGACAg ATAAAGACAGAGGACCTGAACGATTCCCCTCACTCTGCCTCATCGCATAAGACATGTCACCTCACGCAGGGTTCACCAGCTCCTACAGGGCAGCTGCCCGGG GAAATGCCATCGCTGCACCCACTTCCCCAGCTGGTCCTCATGTCCGGCTCACACCTTTCCTCATCTTCGCCTTTCCTCCTCTCCCAGCCTCAAACCGGACACCAAG CACTACTGCAGCCGAATCTCCTGTCTCTGCCCTCTCAGTCCCAGCCTAGTCTCCTGCAGCACCAGCCTGGACTGGCCCTCACGCCTCAG GCGATGGGTCGAACAGGCTTGGCCGGGTCGTCCATGGATGCACACTTGGACATGCCTCACTTACAGGTGCCTAAGCATGTGGGAGCTTCGCAGCAGGACGAGCCGAGTGACCTGgaggagctggagcagtttgCGAAATCCTTCAAACAAAGACGCATCAAGCTGGGCTTCACACAG GGCGATGTGGGTTTAGCTATGGGCAAGCTCTATGGAAATGATTTCAGTCAAACCACAATTTCCCGCTTTGAGGCTCTCAATCTCAGCTTTAAGAACATGTGCAAGCTCAAACCATTGCTGGAGAAGTGGCTCAGTGATGCAG AAAACTCACCCTCGGATTCGATGGCCAATCCTGCAACCTTACCACCCCTGATGGAAGGATAtgggaggaagagaaaaaagagaacaagTATCGAGACCAACATCAAGCTCACACTTGAGAAACGCTTTCTCGAT aatccCAAACCGAACTCGGAGGAGATCACCCTGATCTCGGAGCAGCTGTCGATGGAAAAGGAAGTGGTGCGAGTCTGGTTCTGTAACCGACgacagaaggagaaaagaatcTTTTGCCCAGTCTCCACCTCGCCTATGAAATCACACAACTACAATGCCAGACTG CCTGCATCTAGCCGACCTTTCAGTCCTCTTGCTTCAGGAG tGTCAAGCAGCTCGTCTCCTAACAGCCCGAGTCGTGGCTCTTCTCCCAACACTCTGTCGACATCCTCCAGTCCTCTGACATCACAGGGGGTCAATCAATCCTACAATCCCACAGG ATCCTGGTATCGATGGAACGGTACTACGTATCACCACTGA
- the pou2f3 gene encoding POU domain, class 2, transcription factor 3 isoform X3: MSTEAVEQRDPQHEHADIEQNGIDFTRQEMPSLHPLPQLVLMSGSHLSSSSPFLLSQPQTGHQALLQPNLLSLPSQSQPSLLQHQPGLALTPQAMGRTGLAGSSMDAHLDMPHLQVPKHVGASQQDEPSDLEELEQFAKSFKQRRIKLGFTQGDVGLAMGKLYGNDFSQTTISRFEALNLSFKNMCKLKPLLEKWLSDAENSPSDSMANPATLPPLMEGYGRKRKKRTSIETNIKLTLEKRFLDNPKPNSEEITLISEQLSMEKEVVRVWFCNRRQKEKRIFCPVSTSPMKSHNYNARLPASSRPFSPLASGGVSSSSSPNSPSRGSSPNTLSTSSSPLTSQGVNQSYNPTGSWYRWNGTTYHH; this comes from the exons ATATCGAACAAAATGGCATTGACTTCACAAGACAg GAAATGCCATCGCTGCACCCACTTCCCCAGCTGGTCCTCATGTCCGGCTCACACCTTTCCTCATCTTCGCCTTTCCTCCTCTCCCAGCCTCAAACCGGACACCAAG CACTACTGCAGCCGAATCTCCTGTCTCTGCCCTCTCAGTCCCAGCCTAGTCTCCTGCAGCACCAGCCTGGACTGGCCCTCACGCCTCAG GCGATGGGTCGAACAGGCTTGGCCGGGTCGTCCATGGATGCACACTTGGACATGCCTCACTTACAGGTGCCTAAGCATGTGGGAGCTTCGCAGCAGGACGAGCCGAGTGACCTGgaggagctggagcagtttgCGAAATCCTTCAAACAAAGACGCATCAAGCTGGGCTTCACACAG GGCGATGTGGGTTTAGCTATGGGCAAGCTCTATGGAAATGATTTCAGTCAAACCACAATTTCCCGCTTTGAGGCTCTCAATCTCAGCTTTAAGAACATGTGCAAGCTCAAACCATTGCTGGAGAAGTGGCTCAGTGATGCAG AAAACTCACCCTCGGATTCGATGGCCAATCCTGCAACCTTACCACCCCTGATGGAAGGATAtgggaggaagagaaaaaagagaacaagTATCGAGACCAACATCAAGCTCACACTTGAGAAACGCTTTCTCGAT aatccCAAACCGAACTCGGAGGAGATCACCCTGATCTCGGAGCAGCTGTCGATGGAAAAGGAAGTGGTGCGAGTCTGGTTCTGTAACCGACgacagaaggagaaaagaatcTTTTGCCCAGTCTCCACCTCGCCTATGAAATCACACAACTACAATGCCAGACTG CCTGCATCTAGCCGACCTTTCAGTCCTCTTGCTTCAGGAGGTG tGTCAAGCAGCTCGTCTCCTAACAGCCCGAGTCGTGGCTCTTCTCCCAACACTCTGTCGACATCCTCCAGTCCTCTGACATCACAGGGGGTCAATCAATCCTACAATCCCACAGG ATCCTGGTATCGATGGAACGGTACTACGTATCACCACTGA